Proteins from a genomic interval of Desulfofustis limnaeus:
- the lpxC gene encoding UDP-3-O-acyl-N-acetylglucosamine deacetylase produces the protein MNPICIVDDQPLICSTVAGILKDEGYHAVAFSDAESFWQQLDTMEPALVMLDIWLPGTDGLQLLKRLHDRLPELPIIMMSGHAGIETAVTALKTGASDFMEKPLDLDVVLDKVKSALNRQSHESSDIVSPDTRLEIIKADRLLPPGMVELVDSATPQRTLKENIVLNGIGLLSGRKTGIILSPLEADAGVVFQTLDGQTIRGHITSLKDFSQTVSTNAFSANSTTLVNGRQQVRTVEHLLAVIAMYGITNVLIKVGDEVPNVDGSAKDFCDLIKQAGTEEQAAPTRMAVIRRTFGVGNRNKAEKHLYAEPFNGFEISMRVDYPLPIGEQTYLFNPERGSFAEEIAPARSFNTFENIEMAQKLGKVGAGYLNSHIIMHEGKVINTELRFVDEFVRHKVLDLIGDLSLLGYPIRGRIIANMTSHGFNHALVEHIYWALQGNPE, from the coding sequence ATGAACCCCATTTGTATCGTAGACGATCAACCGCTCATCTGTTCAACCGTTGCCGGCATACTCAAGGACGAGGGGTACCATGCCGTTGCCTTTTCCGATGCGGAGAGCTTCTGGCAGCAACTCGACACCATGGAACCGGCATTGGTGATGCTCGATATCTGGTTGCCTGGCACGGATGGACTGCAGCTCCTCAAACGCCTCCATGACCGACTTCCCGAATTGCCCATCATCATGATGAGCGGACACGCTGGCATCGAAACGGCCGTCACCGCCTTGAAAACCGGGGCCTCCGACTTCATGGAGAAACCGTTGGATCTCGACGTCGTGCTGGATAAGGTTAAATCCGCCCTCAATCGGCAATCACATGAGAGCAGCGACATCGTGTCTCCCGACACTCGACTCGAAATCATCAAGGCCGACCGGCTCCTGCCGCCCGGCATGGTGGAGTTGGTTGATTCCGCCACCCCACAGCGCACCCTCAAAGAGAATATCGTTCTCAACGGCATCGGGCTTCTCAGCGGGCGAAAAACGGGAATCATCCTTAGCCCCCTCGAGGCCGACGCCGGAGTCGTCTTTCAAACCCTGGACGGGCAGACGATCCGCGGCCACATCACCTCACTGAAGGATTTTTCCCAGACCGTCTCCACCAACGCCTTCTCGGCCAATTCAACGACGCTGGTAAACGGCCGCCAGCAGGTGCGCACCGTCGAGCACCTGCTGGCCGTCATCGCCATGTACGGCATCACCAACGTGCTGATCAAAGTCGGTGACGAGGTGCCCAACGTGGACGGCTCGGCCAAGGATTTCTGTGACCTGATCAAGCAGGCCGGGACGGAGGAGCAGGCGGCGCCCACCCGGATGGCGGTCATCCGCCGGACCTTTGGGGTGGGCAACCGGAACAAGGCGGAGAAGCACCTCTACGCGGAGCCGTTCAACGGCTTCGAAATCTCCATGCGGGTCGACTATCCCCTTCCCATTGGTGAGCAGACCTATCTGTTCAACCCGGAGAGGGGCTCCTTTGCCGAAGAGATTGCCCCGGCCCGCTCCTTCAACACCTTCGAGAATATTGAAATGGCCCAGAAGCTGGGCAAGGTCGGCGCCGGGTATCTCAATTCCCACATCATCATGCACGAGGGAAAGGTCATCAATACCGAGCTCCGTTTTGTCGACGAATTCGTCCGGCACAAGGTGCTGGATCTGATCGGTGATCTCTCCCTGCTCGGCTACCCCATCCGCGGACGGATCATCGCCAACATGACCTCGCACGGCTTCAACCATGCCCTGGTGGAACACATCTATTGGGCGCTTCAAGGCAACCCCGAATAG
- a CDS encoding MFS transporter, with amino-acid sequence MRKNPGSSTDRPSEDGDLTTRTVASLLRSRKFLCLMGAAFVAYANISVFFGFYDHLRSTTIDPDDFGLLIGVLAATALVLRPLISPFFHVGNARSLLFIGTFLAAGSLAAYSLADGFWSLLLVRVFHGMSFAVVGTALMTLVVDAIPPDRSAQFFGYISVMTLIPNTLVPPFLPFLETLLGGFNNVLLAFAALTLLMFPLVWAVEGSGAHHESKGQVRRLLLGEIWENLKNPSIVILLLAMLLLYCGHALIFFFLDGYGKSIGIAFTGLFLTLSTLGEIGVRVIAGSIFDRGDKARLAIWIMAGLSLCYLVLAHLPGNFLLLALGLFFGLGWGIAMPVFNSLLFDVSPQRFRAFNINLGTQMFQAGFFLGPILGAPIVAQWGYSTIYQLCAALSFMAVVLMMVMKTVPQARGST; translated from the coding sequence ATGAGAAAAAATCCAGGGAGTTCAACCGATCGACCTTCCGAAGACGGCGACCTGACCACCAGGACCGTTGCCAGTCTCCTGCGTTCCCGAAAGTTTTTGTGCCTAATGGGCGCCGCTTTTGTGGCGTATGCGAATATCTCGGTGTTCTTTGGGTTTTATGATCACCTTCGCAGCACAACCATCGATCCTGACGACTTCGGTCTGTTGATCGGAGTTTTGGCGGCAACCGCACTGGTGCTGCGACCACTCATCAGTCCGTTTTTTCATGTCGGCAATGCCCGGTCGCTGCTCTTTATCGGGACGTTTCTGGCGGCTGGTTCGCTTGCCGCCTATTCACTGGCAGACGGGTTCTGGAGCCTCCTGTTGGTCCGTGTATTCCACGGTATGTCCTTTGCGGTGGTCGGCACCGCTCTGATGACGCTGGTTGTCGATGCCATTCCCCCGGATCGCAGTGCCCAGTTTTTTGGGTATATCTCGGTGATGACGCTCATTCCCAACACCCTGGTGCCGCCTTTCCTGCCCTTTCTCGAAACCCTGTTGGGTGGCTTTAATAACGTTCTTCTGGCCTTCGCCGCACTGACCTTGCTCATGTTTCCTTTGGTTTGGGCAGTGGAGGGTTCGGGGGCTCACCATGAGAGCAAGGGGCAGGTGCGTCGTCTTCTGCTCGGCGAGATTTGGGAAAATCTCAAAAATCCATCTATAGTCATACTTCTTCTGGCGATGCTGCTGCTGTATTGTGGCCATGCGCTGATTTTTTTCTTTCTCGACGGCTACGGGAAATCCATCGGTATAGCTTTTACCGGGCTTTTCCTCACCCTCTCCACGCTTGGTGAGATCGGGGTGCGGGTGATTGCCGGATCGATTTTCGATCGGGGCGACAAAGCCCGGCTGGCCATCTGGATTATGGCTGGCTTGTCTCTGTGCTACCTGGTATTGGCCCATCTGCCCGGCAACTTCTTGCTTTTGGCTCTCGGGCTGTTCTTTGGCCTGGGCTGGGGGATTGCCATGCCGGTCTTCAACAGCCTGCTCTTTGACGTATCGCCACAGCGTTTCCGGGCGTTCAACATCAACCTGGGCACCCAGATGTTTCAGGCCGGCTTTTTTCTCGGGCCGATTCTCGGTGCACCGATCGTAGCACAGTGGGGGTATTCGACGATCTATCAGCTTTGCGCTGCCTTGAGCTTTATGGCGGTGGTCCTGATGATGGTAATGAAGACCGTGCCGCAGGCTCGTGGCAGCACATGA
- the tnpA gene encoding IS200/IS605 family transposase codes for MSRFRKLSHSIWHCQYHIVWVPKYRFRILTGAVKEACETAIHAICGFVGCEVVEMNVQPDHVHLVLMVPPKVSISQLMGRVKGQTSMRFFHQFRYLKKKPYWGNHFWAKGYCVDTVGLDADMIRKYVRYQEKKEKQLEQLRLFE; via the coding sequence GTGAGCAGATTCCGTAAGTTATCACATTCGATATGGCACTGTCAGTATCATATCGTATGGGTGCCGAAGTACCGGTTCCGTATTTTAACCGGAGCGGTAAAAGAAGCATGCGAAACGGCGATTCACGCGATATGCGGATTTGTCGGTTGTGAAGTTGTTGAAATGAATGTGCAACCAGACCATGTCCATCTGGTGCTGATGGTTCCGCCGAAGGTGTCGATTTCGCAATTGATGGGTCGGGTAAAGGGTCAAACATCGATGCGGTTTTTCCACCAGTTCCGCTATCTGAAGAAGAAGCCATACTGGGGCAACCACTTTTGGGCGAAAGGTTATTGTGTCGATACGGTAGGTCTTGATGCGGACATGATACGCAAGTATGTCCGCTATCAGGAGAAGAAAGAGAAGCAGCTGGAACAGTTACGGTTGTTTGAATAG
- a CDS encoding aromatic amino acid lyase — protein sequence MEQLFLDYDDFFVVTRGLVFGEIKKIRKISDVFGDELQLSPDSTFGTDVLAVTTEERAALAARVSGFFGLDREKSADLAGLPTLDLWARYLQEQVDSRPNIITFSTSGSTGEPKLIVRDFYFLEQDAMHLGEMLQGSKHVIGLVPPHHIYGFIYTILIPKVLQARRSDQRFRRPAAIMRDLKPGDALIGFPHIWQLCAKTKERFPASVIGTTSTGPCPPEVIRTLRRLGLQTMIEIYGSSESGAMGYRTNPDDPLTLMSTWQRWGDDRFVRTLEDGSQSEPFSFQDVLEWVDETRFRVTKRLDSAVQVAGINIYPARVCETLRSHSAVADCAVRLMRPEEGDRLKAFVVLKEGISPGSALTDDLRTFLAKRLSHLEQPKSIVFGPALPRNEIGKLADWTIESKTVAMTLDQALDKLKAEHRPVPAGQSFAVDLLKPEDAWGVARLFYEVYGTSFPFETYYIPDRLLEENRLRLLFSIVARTPTGDIVGYGGMFRSSAPHPGVYEIGSHVIHPAYRSSRVALALQEHIKDVLIPQQNVEMSFSEAPCHQVVTQKFAAMSGLVETALEIGLMPAEAYGPSPDYPKDRVSALLLFGKTSDHQRRLYVPDSYQDALEFLLQGLTLDRLVLPALQEPPASVITRVATEYFDFAKVARVHVLTMGQDFSRSLAGFEAQAVKSGARVLQVFVNLGEAWCAAGIETLREQGYFFGGFLPRWFDDDGLLMQRVFDLPNIDSIKLYSQRSHRILDLIRRDIEANPACTALNKRPTVRPTAEARFKAADLSEVVLSGEGLTIEEVMAAARYGRPVSLTRDGAILARVDGSASFIEWAVRTGEPIYGVNTGFGGMANVMIAESDLCALQNNLLRFLQVCAGDHLPLEDVRAAMLLRANSHLRGASGVRRELIERILIFLNNGVVPLVRNMGSIGASGDLAPLASITGALVGADACFQVRMGEETISCLTALQRLGLKPLTLGPKEGLGMVNGTSVMTGIAANCLYDARRLTALALGFHALVIQGLRGSNQSFHPFIQQLKPHPGQILAAEMMLHLLDGSTMCRNELDGHHDAEDGQPVQDRYSLRCLPQFVGPVLDGLRQAAVAIQTEMNSANDNPLIDGDNCLSLHSGNFLGQYVAVWMDHLRYYLGLMAKHMDAQIALLVAPEFNSGLPPSLVGNPARRVNMGLKGLQIAGNSVMPLLSYYGAPIADRFPTHAEQFNQNINSQGFNSANLARKTVQTLETYLAISLLFGVQSVSLRAAQMTGSHDPRPLLSPATAGLYEAVLAVLGHQKSADRPLIYNDDEQSLEAMIETLTRDIASDGRTISPLGQVITRLW from the coding sequence ATGGAGCAGCTTTTTCTTGATTATGATGATTTTTTCGTCGTAACCCGCGGCCTGGTCTTTGGAGAGATCAAAAAAATCCGGAAAATCTCCGATGTCTTCGGCGATGAACTGCAACTGTCACCGGACAGCACGTTCGGCACGGATGTCCTGGCAGTGACTACCGAAGAGCGAGCCGCACTAGCCGCTCGAGTCAGCGGTTTCTTCGGCCTTGACCGGGAAAAATCCGCCGATTTGGCCGGCTTGCCGACCCTCGATCTCTGGGCGCGCTATCTGCAAGAGCAGGTCGATTCCCGGCCGAACATCATTACCTTTTCCACCTCCGGCAGCACCGGCGAGCCCAAACTGATTGTCCGCGACTTTTACTTTCTCGAGCAGGACGCCATGCATCTCGGAGAAATGCTGCAGGGAAGCAAACATGTCATCGGCCTGGTGCCGCCGCACCATATTTACGGTTTCATCTATACCATCCTCATTCCAAAGGTATTGCAGGCACGGCGCAGCGACCAGCGCTTCAGACGGCCGGCAGCAATCATGAGAGACCTGAAGCCGGGTGACGCACTGATCGGTTTCCCCCATATCTGGCAACTCTGCGCCAAAACCAAGGAACGCTTTCCCGCTTCAGTCATCGGCACCACCTCGACCGGGCCTTGTCCGCCGGAAGTCATCCGCACCCTGAGGCGCCTGGGACTGCAGACGATGATCGAGATCTACGGTTCCTCGGAGAGCGGCGCCATGGGGTATCGCACCAATCCCGACGATCCGCTCACCCTGATGTCGACGTGGCAACGCTGGGGCGACGATCGCTTTGTCCGCACCCTTGAAGATGGCAGTCAGTCTGAGCCCTTTTCCTTCCAGGACGTTCTGGAGTGGGTGGACGAGACTCGTTTTCGGGTCACAAAGCGTCTTGACAGCGCCGTTCAGGTGGCAGGAATCAATATCTACCCGGCCCGGGTCTGCGAGACCCTGCGCAGCCATTCGGCCGTTGCCGACTGTGCGGTACGGCTGATGCGCCCGGAGGAAGGCGATCGCCTGAAAGCCTTTGTCGTCCTAAAGGAGGGCATATCTCCGGGCAGTGCTCTTACCGACGACCTGCGCACCTTTCTGGCGAAGCGGCTGAGCCATCTTGAACAACCGAAATCGATCGTCTTTGGCCCAGCCTTGCCGCGCAACGAGATCGGCAAGTTGGCCGACTGGACCATCGAGTCCAAGACGGTCGCCATGACACTTGACCAGGCGCTGGACAAGCTCAAAGCCGAGCATCGCCCGGTCCCCGCCGGCCAATCATTCGCCGTCGATCTGCTGAAACCGGAAGACGCCTGGGGAGTGGCCCGCCTCTTTTACGAGGTGTACGGCACCTCCTTTCCGTTTGAAACCTATTATATCCCGGACCGGCTCCTGGAGGAGAACCGGTTACGTCTGCTGTTCAGTATCGTGGCCCGCACCCCGACCGGTGACATCGTCGGCTACGGCGGCATGTTTCGCAGTTCAGCGCCGCACCCCGGGGTCTATGAAATAGGCTCCCACGTCATCCATCCGGCTTACCGCAGCTCCCGCGTCGCCCTCGCGCTGCAGGAACACATCAAGGACGTGCTGATCCCCCAACAAAACGTCGAAATGTCCTTCAGTGAAGCCCCCTGTCATCAGGTGGTCACCCAGAAATTCGCGGCCATGAGCGGCCTGGTTGAGACGGCCCTGGAGATCGGCCTGATGCCAGCGGAAGCCTATGGCCCGTCTCCGGACTATCCGAAGGATCGGGTTTCCGCGCTCCTTCTATTTGGCAAGACTTCGGACCACCAGCGTCGCCTCTATGTTCCGGACAGCTACCAGGACGCCCTGGAGTTTCTCCTCCAGGGGCTGACGCTCGACCGACTGGTGTTGCCCGCCCTCCAGGAACCACCGGCCAGCGTCATCACGCGGGTCGCAACTGAATACTTCGACTTTGCCAAGGTGGCCCGGGTCCATGTACTGACCATGGGCCAGGATTTCTCCCGATCTCTCGCCGGGTTCGAGGCCCAGGCGGTGAAGTCGGGGGCCCGGGTGCTGCAGGTATTCGTCAATCTCGGTGAAGCCTGGTGCGCCGCCGGAATCGAGACCCTGCGGGAGCAGGGTTATTTCTTCGGTGGGTTCCTGCCGCGCTGGTTCGATGACGATGGCCTGCTCATGCAGCGCGTTTTCGATCTGCCGAATATCGACTCAATCAAGCTCTATTCACAACGGTCGCACCGCATCCTCGATCTCATTCGCCGGGATATCGAAGCCAACCCAGCCTGCACAGCGCTGAACAAACGGCCGACGGTCAGGCCGACGGCGGAGGCGCGCTTCAAAGCCGCCGATCTCTCCGAGGTGGTCCTGTCCGGCGAAGGGCTCACCATCGAGGAGGTCATGGCCGCAGCGCGCTATGGCCGTCCCGTTTCTCTGACCAGGGACGGGGCCATCCTCGCCCGGGTCGACGGCTCGGCCTCGTTCATCGAATGGGCGGTGCGAACCGGCGAGCCCATTTACGGGGTGAACACCGGCTTTGGCGGCATGGCCAATGTGATGATCGCCGAAAGCGATCTCTGCGCCCTGCAAAACAACCTGCTCCGCTTTTTGCAGGTCTGCGCCGGCGACCATCTGCCCCTGGAGGACGTCCGCGCCGCCATGCTGCTCCGCGCCAACTCGCACCTGCGCGGGGCTTCGGGAGTGCGACGTGAACTGATCGAGCGCATCCTCATCTTTCTCAACAACGGCGTGGTGCCGCTGGTGCGCAATATGGGATCGATAGGAGCGAGCGGTGATCTGGCGCCGCTGGCTTCGATCACCGGGGCGCTCGTCGGAGCCGACGCCTGTTTTCAGGTGAGGATGGGAGAAGAAACCATAAGTTGTCTGACCGCCCTGCAGCGCCTCGGTCTCAAGCCGCTCACCCTCGGTCCCAAAGAAGGGTTGGGCATGGTGAACGGCACGTCGGTGATGACCGGTATCGCCGCCAACTGCCTCTACGATGCTCGCCGGCTGACCGCTCTGGCCCTTGGTTTCCACGCCCTGGTTATCCAGGGATTGCGCGGCTCGAACCAGTCGTTTCACCCCTTTATCCAGCAACTCAAGCCGCACCCGGGCCAGATCCTGGCGGCAGAGATGATGCTCCACCTGCTGGACGGCTCGACCATGTGCCGCAACGAACTCGATGGCCACCATGACGCCGAAGACGGGCAGCCGGTTCAGGACCGCTATTCCCTGCGCTGCCTGCCGCAATTTGTCGGGCCGGTCCTCGACGGCTTGAGACAGGCGGCGGTCGCGATCCAAACCGAGATGAACTCGGCCAACGACAATCCGCTCATCGACGGCGACAACTGCCTCAGCCTGCACAGCGGCAACTTCCTCGGCCAGTACGTGGCGGTGTGGATGGATCACCTGCGCTATTACCTGGGGCTGATGGCCAAGCACATGGATGCCCAGATCGCCCTGTTGGTCGCTCCCGAGTTCAACTCCGGTCTCCCGCCGTCGCTGGTCGGCAACCCGGCCCGGCGGGTAAATATGGGCCTGAAGGGCCTACAAATCGCCGGCAACTCGGTCATGCCCCTGCTTTCCTATTACGGTGCCCCGATAGCCGACCGCTTTCCGACCCATGCCGAGCAGTTTAATCAGAATATCAACAGCCAGGGCTTCAACTCAGCCAACCTGGCGCGCAAGACCGTGCAGACCCTGGAAACGTATCTTGCCATTTCCTTGCTATTTGGGGTGCAAAGCGTTTCCCTGCGGGCCGCCCAGATGACCGGCTCTCATGATCCGCGGCCCCTGCTCTCGCCGGCAACAGCCGGGCTCTACGAAGCAGTCCTTGCCGTTCTCGGTCACCAGAAGAGCGCCGACCGCCCTTTGATCTACAACGACGACGAGCAATCGCTGGAAGCCATGATCGAGACCCTGACCAGAGATATCGCCAGCGACGGTAGGACCATCTCGCCTCTGGGACAGGTTATCACCAGACTCTGGTAA